A genomic stretch from Mycobacterium malmoense includes:
- a CDS encoding pyridoxal phosphate-dependent aminotransferase, producing MTARLRPELVGLPVYVPGKTVPGSIKLASNETVFGPLPSVRAAVERATDIVNRYPDSACVQLKAALAKHLGPDFAPEHVAVGCGSVSLCQQLVQITASAGDEVVMGWRSFELYPPLVQVAGATAVKVPLTDHAFDLYAMLAAITDRTRLIFVCNPNNPTSTVVDPDALARFVAAVPSHILIAIDEAYVEYIRDGLVPDSLELARARSNVVVLRTFSKAYGLAGLRVGYAIGHPELITALDKVYVPFSVTNVSQAAAIASLDAAGELLARTDAVVAERARVAAGLRGAGFTLPPTQANFVWLPLGPRTMDFVERAADARIVVRPYGTDGVRVTIGAPDENDALLRFARDWIARTESQE from the coding sequence GTGACCGCCCGCCTGCGACCCGAGTTGGTCGGGCTGCCGGTCTACGTCCCCGGCAAGACGGTCCCAGGCTCGATCAAACTGGCCAGCAACGAGACGGTGTTCGGCCCGCTGCCCAGCGTTCGCGCGGCCGTCGAGCGGGCCACCGACATCGTCAACCGCTACCCCGACAGCGCCTGCGTGCAACTCAAGGCGGCGCTGGCCAAACACCTCGGTCCGGATTTCGCTCCCGAGCACGTCGCGGTCGGGTGCGGTTCGGTCAGTCTGTGCCAGCAGCTCGTTCAAATCACCGCCTCGGCCGGCGACGAGGTGGTGATGGGGTGGCGCAGCTTTGAGCTCTATCCGCCGCTGGTCCAGGTCGCCGGCGCGACCGCCGTCAAAGTGCCGCTGACCGACCACGCGTTCGACCTCTACGCGATGCTCGCCGCGATCACCGACCGCACCCGGTTGATTTTCGTCTGCAACCCCAACAACCCGACGTCCACGGTCGTCGATCCGGACGCACTGGCCCGCTTCGTTGCCGCGGTGCCGTCGCACATTCTCATCGCCATCGACGAGGCCTACGTCGAATACATCCGCGACGGCCTGGTGCCCGACAGCCTGGAGCTGGCCCGGGCCCGCAGCAATGTCGTTGTGTTGCGGACCTTTTCGAAGGCGTACGGGCTGGCGGGCCTCCGCGTCGGCTACGCGATCGGCCATCCCGAACTGATCACCGCCCTGGACAAGGTCTATGTGCCGTTCTCCGTGACGAACGTCTCGCAGGCCGCCGCCATCGCCTCACTGGACGCGGCCGGCGAGCTGTTGGCCCGCACCGACGCGGTGGTCGCCGAGCGTGCCCGGGTCGCCGCCGGTCTGCGGGGCGCCGGGTTCACCCTGCCGCCGACGCAGGCCAACTTCGTCTGGCTGCCGCTGGGACCGCGCACCATGGACTTCGTCGAACGCGCCGCCGACGCCCGGATCGTGGTCCGCCCGTACGGCACCGACGGTGTCCGGGTCACCATTGGGGCGCCGGACGAAAACGACGCCCTGCTGCGGTTTGCCCGCGACTGGATTGCCCGCACGGAATCACAGGAGTAA
- a CDS encoding bacterial proteasome activator family protein: MHKRMVNGLSNGDNGPDADGVEVIGGVDPRIMAIRDADEDSDERSLTDLVEQPAKVMRIGTMIKQLLEEVRAAPLDDASRNRLREIHATSIRELEDGLAPELREELDRLTLPFNENTAPSDAELRIAQAQLVGWLEGLFHGIQTALFAQQMAARAQLEQMRQGALPPGMAKPGHGGSGHGQYL; encoded by the coding sequence ATGCACAAGAGGATGGTGAACGGATTGAGTAACGGCGACAACGGCCCGGACGCTGACGGCGTCGAGGTGATCGGCGGTGTCGATCCGCGGATCATGGCGATCCGCGACGCGGACGAAGACTCCGACGAGCGATCCCTGACCGACCTGGTGGAGCAACCGGCCAAGGTGATGCGGATCGGCACCATGATCAAGCAGCTGCTCGAGGAGGTGCGCGCCGCACCGCTCGACGACGCCAGCCGCAATCGGCTGCGCGAGATCCACGCCACCAGCATCCGGGAACTCGAAGACGGCCTGGCGCCGGAATTGCGCGAGGAGCTCGATCGCCTCACCCTGCCGTTCAACGAGAACACCGCGCCGTCGGACGCCGAATTACGCATCGCCCAGGCACAGCTGGTCGGCTGGCTGGAGGGGTTGTTCCACGGCATCCAGACCGCGCTGTTCGCCCAGCAGATGGCCGCCCGCGCACAGCTGGAGCAGATGCGCCAGGGCGCTCTCCCCCCAGGCATGGCCAAGCCAGGCCACGGCGGGTCCGGCCACGGCCAGTACCTGTAA
- the lipE gene encoding lipase LipE — protein sequence MANTADGKIRVPVDLDSVTAIGEEDHSDVDSAAVERIWRATRHWYRAGMHPAIQLCIRRHGRVVLNRAIGHGWGNAPTDPPDAEKIPVTTDTPFCVYSAAKAMTATVVHMLVERGVFSLDDRVCDYIPSYTSHGKDRTTIRHVLTHSAGVPFPTGPKPDLRRADDHEYAQQMLGQLRPFYRPGLVHIYHALTWGPLMREIVYAAADEEIREILAGEILDPLGFRWTNFGVAKDDLPLVAPSHPTGRPLPPVIAQIFRRAIGGTVHEIIPYTNTPGFLTTVVPSSNTVSTANELSRFAEIWRRGGELDGVRVMSPETLRGAVQECRRLRPDFAIGLQPARWGTGFILGTKRFGPFGRNAPAAFGHLGLTNIALWADPPRGLTAGVVSSGKPGRDPEARRYTALMDTIAAEIPTD from the coding sequence GTGGCGAACACCGCAGACGGCAAGATCCGCGTCCCGGTCGACCTGGACTCCGTCACGGCCATCGGCGAAGAGGACCACTCCGACGTCGACAGCGCTGCCGTCGAACGGATCTGGCGGGCCACGCGGCACTGGTATCGGGCCGGTATGCACCCGGCGATCCAGCTGTGCATCCGGCGGCACGGTCGCGTCGTGCTCAATCGCGCGATCGGCCACGGCTGGGGCAACGCACCCACCGATCCGCCCGACGCCGAGAAGATCCCGGTCACGACCGACACGCCGTTCTGCGTGTACTCGGCGGCCAAGGCCATGACCGCGACCGTCGTGCACATGCTCGTCGAGAGAGGGGTCTTCTCGCTCGACGATCGCGTCTGTGACTACATCCCGAGCTACACCAGCCACGGCAAGGACCGCACCACGATCCGGCACGTGTTGACCCACAGCGCGGGGGTCCCGTTTCCGACCGGCCCCAAGCCGGACCTCCGTCGCGCGGATGACCACGAGTACGCCCAACAGATGCTCGGTCAGCTGCGACCGTTCTACCGGCCCGGGCTGGTACACATCTACCACGCGCTGACGTGGGGTCCGCTGATGCGCGAGATCGTCTATGCGGCCGCCGACGAGGAGATCCGCGAGATCCTGGCCGGCGAGATCCTCGATCCGCTGGGCTTTCGCTGGACGAACTTCGGCGTCGCCAAGGACGACCTTCCGCTGGTCGCGCCGAGCCACCCCACCGGTCGGCCGTTGCCGCCGGTGATCGCGCAGATCTTCCGCAGGGCGATCGGCGGAACCGTGCACGAGATCATCCCGTACACCAACACTCCGGGTTTCCTCACCACCGTGGTCCCGTCGTCCAACACGGTGTCGACCGCGAACGAGCTGTCGCGGTTCGCCGAAATCTGGCGCCGGGGCGGCGAACTCGACGGGGTGCGAGTGATGAGCCCGGAAACGCTACGCGGCGCGGTGCAGGAGTGCCGGCGTCTGCGACCGGATTTCGCGATCGGCCTGCAGCCGGCACGCTGGGGCACCGGGTTCATCCTCGGGACGAAGCGGTTCGGGCCGTTCGGGCGCAACGCGCCGGCCGCGTTCGGTCACCTCGGCCTCACCAACATCGCCCTCTGGGCCGACCCCCCGCGCGGCCTGACCGCCGGTGTGGTCAGCAGCGGCAAGCCCGGCCGCGATCCCGAGGCGCGCCGCTACACCGCGCTGATGGACACCATCGCCGCCGAGATCCCGACCGATTGA
- a CDS encoding phosphotransferase family protein, with translation MSRQGLGEGPLEDVSAVTGGTQNVMLRFARAGRPYVLRRGPRHLRPRSNSVILRETTVLAALAGSDVPHPHLIATCDDPSVLGDAVFYLMEPVDGFNAGEGLPPLHAGDPAVRFQMGLSMADALAKLGAVDHVAVGLADFGKPAGFLERQVPRWLSELESYREYENYPGPEIPGIERVAAWLERRRPTVWTPGIMHGDYHAANVMFSRTGPDVVAIVDWEMCTIGDPLLDLGWLLATWRQPDGSAVFSHALGGQDGLASTDDLFQRYAANTTRDLSHITWYTVLACFKLGIVIEGTLARACAGKAEKEVGDQLHAATVHLFERALTLIDNES, from the coding sequence ATGTCGCGGCAAGGATTGGGCGAGGGCCCGCTGGAGGACGTGTCCGCCGTCACCGGCGGAACGCAGAACGTCATGCTGCGCTTCGCCCGGGCCGGACGTCCCTATGTGCTGCGGCGCGGCCCGCGGCACCTGCGTCCGCGCAGCAACAGCGTGATCCTGCGGGAAACCACGGTCCTTGCCGCGCTGGCCGGCTCCGACGTGCCGCACCCGCACCTGATCGCCACCTGCGACGACCCCAGCGTGCTCGGCGACGCGGTGTTCTACCTGATGGAGCCGGTCGACGGATTCAACGCCGGCGAGGGCCTGCCGCCGTTGCACGCGGGCGATCCCGCTGTGCGGTTCCAGATGGGGCTGTCGATGGCCGACGCGCTGGCCAAGCTGGGCGCCGTCGACCACGTCGCCGTCGGCCTCGCCGATTTCGGCAAACCGGCCGGCTTTTTGGAACGCCAAGTGCCGCGCTGGCTTTCCGAGCTGGAGTCCTATCGGGAGTACGAGAATTACCCGGGGCCGGAGATCCCGGGGATCGAGCGGGTCGCGGCCTGGCTGGAGCGCCGCCGGCCGACGGTGTGGACGCCCGGCATCATGCACGGCGACTACCACGCCGCCAACGTGATGTTTTCCCGCACCGGGCCGGACGTCGTCGCCATCGTCGACTGGGAGATGTGCACGATCGGTGACCCGCTGCTCGATCTGGGCTGGCTGCTGGCCACGTGGCGCCAGCCCGACGGGTCCGCCGTGTTCAGCCACGCCCTGGGCGGCCAGGACGGGCTGGCCAGCACCGACGACCTGTTCCAGCGCTATGCCGCCAACACCACCCGCGACCTGTCGCACATCACCTGGTACACCGTGCTGGCCTGTTTCAAGCTCGGCATCGTGATCGAGGGCACCCTGGCCCGAGCCTGCGCGGGCAAGGCCGAAAAAGAGGTCGGCGACCAACTGCACGCGGCCACGGTGCACCTGTTCGAACGGGCGCTCACGCTTATCGATAACGAGAGCTGA
- a CDS encoding DUF6541 family protein produces the protein MGLWIGTLTALLLLITPGAIVARITQLTWPIAIAVGPALTYGMVALAIIPFGALGIPWNGWTALATLAAVCVVATGLQLLLARYRDTEAETRGIGRWPAITVAAGVLLGALLIMWAGYRGLTHWQSIPSTWDAVWHANEVRYILDTGQASSTHMGELRNVETHQLLYYPSVFHALTAVFCQLTGAAPTTGYTLNSVAVSVWLFPSSAAMLTWRLLRPGWGEWRAAGAAATAAALSASFTAVPYVEFGVAAMPNMAAYGVAIPTFVLIASTLRHRDRIPAAVLALVGVMSVHITGGVIVLLFLAGWWLMDAWWHPVRGRLADFLALAGVVTVAGLILLPQFISVQQQEDIIAGHSFLTHLSKKRGVFDAIFQHSRHLNDFPVQYGLIALTAVGGIIFLVKRIWWPLVVWLLLVVVNVDAGNPLGGPIGALAGGFGEFFYKDPRRISAAITLLLEPMAGVALFAIVMVVVAGTRRAAERFKPSPASGWGPLPVEAWVSTTAVLLVLTTVLTARHYLYRHLVLFGDKYDSVMVDQRDMMAMAYLATLPGARNTVIGNSNVDGTAWMYAVADLHPLWTHYDFPQQAGPGYYRYVFWTSARKGQSDPKVVEAVKALNIRYILTSRPNVRGFATPDGLVSLEKSKSWALIYDNGGAKIYEWRGNATATRP, from the coding sequence GTGGGCCTCTGGATCGGAACGCTGACCGCGCTGCTTTTGCTGATCACGCCGGGGGCGATCGTCGCACGCATCACTCAGCTAACGTGGCCGATCGCTATCGCAGTTGGCCCGGCGCTGACTTACGGCATGGTGGCGCTGGCCATCATTCCGTTCGGGGCGCTCGGAATCCCTTGGAACGGTTGGACTGCGCTGGCCACGCTGGCAGCGGTGTGCGTGGTGGCGACGGGTTTGCAGCTGCTGCTCGCCCGCTACCGAGACACCGAGGCCGAGACCCGAGGCATCGGTCGCTGGCCGGCGATTACGGTGGCCGCCGGTGTGCTGTTGGGCGCGCTGCTGATCATGTGGGCGGGCTACCGAGGCCTCACGCATTGGCAGTCCATCCCCAGCACCTGGGACGCGGTCTGGCACGCCAACGAAGTGCGCTACATCCTCGACACCGGCCAGGCGTCATCCACCCACATGGGCGAGCTCCGCAACGTCGAGACCCACCAGCTGCTCTACTACCCGTCGGTGTTCCACGCCCTGACCGCGGTGTTCTGTCAGCTCACCGGCGCGGCACCGACCACCGGTTACACGTTGAATTCGGTAGCCGTATCGGTCTGGCTGTTCCCGTCGAGCGCGGCGATGCTCACCTGGCGTCTGCTGCGTCCCGGGTGGGGAGAATGGCGCGCCGCGGGGGCGGCGGCCACCGCGGCCGCGCTCTCGGCGTCGTTCACCGCGGTCCCCTATGTCGAGTTCGGCGTGGCCGCGATGCCCAACATGGCCGCCTACGGGGTCGCGATCCCGACGTTTGTGCTGATCGCCTCGACGTTGCGGCACCGCGATCGCATCCCCGCAGCCGTGCTGGCGCTGGTGGGCGTCATGTCGGTGCACATCACCGGCGGAGTCATCGTTCTCTTGTTCCTGGCGGGCTGGTGGCTCATGGACGCGTGGTGGCATCCGGTACGCGGCAGGCTCGCCGATTTTCTGGCACTGGCCGGCGTTGTGACGGTCGCCGGTCTGATCCTGTTGCCGCAGTTCATCAGCGTCCAGCAACAGGAAGACATCATTGCCGGGCACTCTTTTCTGACCCACCTCAGTAAGAAGCGAGGGGTCTTCGACGCCATTTTTCAGCACTCCCGCCATCTCAACGACTTTCCTGTCCAATACGGGCTGATCGCGCTGACGGCCGTCGGCGGGATTATTTTCCTGGTCAAAAGGATCTGGTGGCCGCTCGTCGTTTGGCTGCTACTGGTCGTCGTGAACGTTGACGCCGGGAATCCGCTGGGCGGCCCGATCGGTGCACTGGCCGGAGGATTCGGCGAGTTCTTCTACAAAGACCCGCGCCGGATCTCGGCGGCTATCACGCTGCTGTTGGAGCCGATGGCCGGCGTCGCGTTGTTCGCGATCGTGATGGTTGTGGTGGCCGGCACCCGGCGAGCCGCCGAGCGGTTCAAGCCGTCCCCCGCAAGCGGGTGGGGCCCCCTGCCCGTGGAGGCCTGGGTGTCGACGACCGCGGTTCTCCTGGTGCTGACCACCGTCCTCACCGCGCGGCATTACCTCTACCGGCACCTGGTCCTGTTCGGTGACAAGTACGACTCGGTGATGGTCGACCAGCGAGACATGATGGCCATGGCCTACCTGGCGACCCTGCCGGGCGCACGCAACACCGTGATCGGCAACTCCAACGTCGACGGGACCGCGTGGATGTATGCGGTGGCGGACCTGCACCCGTTGTGGACCCACTACGACTTCCCGCAGCAGGCCGGCCCGGGCTACTACCGCTACGTCTTTTGGACCTCCGCGCGCAAGGGCCAATCCGATCCGAAGGTGGTCGAGGCGGTTAAGGCCCTCAATATCAGGTACATCCTGACCAGCAGGCCCAACGTTCGAGGGTTTGCCACGCCCGACGGACTAGTGTCGCTGGAGAAATCGAAGTCGTGGGCGCTGATCTACGACAACGGTGGCGCCAAAATCTACGAATGGCGCGGAAATGCCACGGCGACCCGCCCCTAG
- a CDS encoding crotonase/enoyl-CoA hydratase family protein has protein sequence MGQTYESVTVETKDQVARVTLIGPGKGNAMGPAFWAEMPEVFATLDADRDVRAIVITGSGKNFSYGLDVPAMGGSFTPLLADGALARARTDFHAEILRMQKAINAVADCRTPTIASVHGWCIGGGVDLISAVDIRYASADAKFSVREVKLAIVADMGSLARLPLILNDGHLRELALTGKDIDAARAAKIGLVNDVYEDADTTLAAAHAAAAEIAANPPLTVHGIKDVLDQQRISAVSESLRYVATWNAAFLPSKDLTEGISAAFAKRPPQFTGE, from the coding sequence ATGGGCCAAACATACGAATCCGTCACCGTCGAAACCAAAGACCAGGTTGCGCGGGTGACGCTGATCGGACCGGGCAAGGGCAACGCGATGGGGCCCGCGTTCTGGGCGGAGATGCCGGAGGTGTTCGCGACGCTGGACGCCGACCGCGACGTGCGGGCCATCGTCATCACCGGGTCGGGCAAGAATTTCAGCTACGGCCTGGACGTGCCCGCGATGGGTGGTTCGTTCACCCCACTGCTGGCCGACGGCGCGCTGGCCCGCGCCCGCACCGACTTCCACGCCGAGATACTGCGAATGCAGAAGGCGATCAATGCCGTCGCGGACTGCCGCACCCCCACCATCGCCTCCGTGCACGGCTGGTGCATCGGCGGCGGCGTCGACCTGATCTCCGCGGTGGACATCCGCTACGCCAGCGCCGACGCCAAATTCTCGGTGCGTGAGGTCAAGCTGGCCATCGTCGCCGACATGGGCAGCCTGGCCCGGCTGCCGCTGATCTTGAACGACGGCCACCTGCGAGAACTCGCCCTGACCGGGAAGGACATCGACGCGGCCCGCGCCGCGAAGATCGGTCTGGTCAACGACGTGTACGAGGACGCCGACACGACGCTGGCCGCGGCCCACGCCGCCGCCGCGGAGATCGCCGCCAATCCACCGTTGACCGTCCACGGAATCAAGGATGTCCTTGACCAACAACGCATTTCAGCGGTCTCGGAAAGCCTGCGTTACGTCGCGACGTGGAATGCGGCCTTCCTGCCGTCCAAGGACCTCACCGAGGGCATCTCGGCGGCGTTCGCCAAGCGTCCGCCGCAGTTCACCGGCGAATAA
- a CDS encoding NAD(P)H-quinone oxidoreductase — protein sequence MRAVVAESPDQLSWQEVPDAVAGPGEVLIKVAAAGVNRADVLQAAGRYPPPPGASEIIGMEVSGIVTEAGSDVTKWAVGQEVCALLAGGGYAEHVAVPAGQVLPIPDGVDLVDAAGLPEVACTVWSNLVLTAHLGEGQLLLVHGGASGVGTHAIQVARALGARVAVTAGSAEKLELCRRLGAEITINYRDEDFVARLRAETDGATGANVILDIMGAAYLDRNIDALANDGQLVVIGMQGGVKGELNLGKLLAKRARVIGTTLRGRPVSGPHSKSEIVAAVTASVWPMIADGRVRPIIGARLPIQQAADAHQQLVSGKVSGKVVLTVSGSRA from the coding sequence ATGCGCGCCGTCGTCGCCGAATCCCCCGATCAACTTTCGTGGCAAGAGGTTCCCGACGCCGTCGCCGGGCCGGGCGAGGTACTGATCAAGGTCGCCGCGGCCGGCGTCAACCGGGCCGACGTGCTGCAGGCCGCCGGTAGGTATCCGCCCCCGCCCGGAGCCAGTGAGATCATCGGCATGGAGGTGTCCGGTATCGTCACCGAAGCGGGCTCGGATGTCACGAAATGGGCTGTCGGACAAGAAGTTTGCGCCTTGTTGGCGGGCGGCGGCTATGCCGAACACGTCGCCGTTCCCGCCGGTCAGGTGCTGCCGATTCCGGACGGTGTCGACCTTGTCGACGCCGCCGGACTCCCGGAAGTCGCCTGCACGGTCTGGTCGAATTTGGTGCTCACCGCTCACCTGGGCGAGGGCCAGCTACTGCTGGTGCACGGCGGGGCCAGCGGCGTCGGCACCCACGCGATCCAGGTCGCACGGGCGCTGGGCGCGCGGGTGGCCGTCACCGCCGGATCGGCCGAGAAGCTGGAGCTTTGTCGCAGGCTGGGAGCCGAGATCACCATCAACTACCGCGACGAGGACTTCGTCGCGCGGCTGCGGGCGGAGACCGACGGCGCCACAGGGGCCAATGTGATCCTCGACATCATGGGCGCCGCCTACCTGGACCGCAATATCGACGCCCTGGCCAACGACGGACAGCTGGTCGTCATCGGCATGCAGGGCGGGGTGAAGGGCGAGCTCAACCTCGGCAAGCTGCTCGCCAAGCGGGCGCGGGTGATCGGCACCACGCTGCGGGGCCGCCCGGTGAGCGGGCCACACAGCAAGAGCGAAATCGTGGCGGCGGTGACGGCCTCGGTGTGGCCGATGATCGCCGACGGGCGAGTGCGGCCGATCATCGGCGCGCGCCTGCCCATCCAGCAGGCCGCCGACGCGCACCAACAGCTGGTGTCGGGGAAGGTGTCGGGCAAGGTCGTGCTGACCGTATCCGGCTCGCGAGCGTAA
- a CDS encoding TIGR03086 family metal-binding protein — translation MPPDLRPGPDSPPTDELQSAEATLGVLQRVLHTIAGDDMSRQTPCTDFDVTQLTGHLLRSIAALGGMVGADIPEREESDSVERQVVAAARPALDAWHRRGLDGTVPFGKGEMPAKGACAVFSIEFLVHAWDYAAAVGRDVEAPEPLAEYVLGLAHDVVRPELRGKGGFDDPVEVPADAGALDKLIAFTGRNPAV, via the coding sequence ATGCCTCCCGATTTGCGACCCGGACCAGATTCCCCGCCGACGGACGAGCTGCAAAGCGCCGAAGCCACGCTCGGTGTGCTGCAGCGGGTCCTGCACACCATCGCCGGCGACGACATGTCCCGCCAGACCCCGTGCACCGACTTCGACGTGACGCAGTTGACCGGACACTTGCTGAGGTCGATCGCGGCCCTCGGTGGCATGGTGGGCGCTGATATTCCGGAACGCGAGGAAAGCGATTCGGTGGAGCGGCAGGTCGTCGCCGCGGCCCGGCCGGCCTTGGATGCCTGGCACCGCCGCGGCCTGGACGGCACCGTCCCGTTCGGCAAAGGTGAGATGCCGGCCAAGGGCGCGTGCGCCGTCTTTTCGATCGAATTCTTGGTCCACGCTTGGGATTACGCCGCCGCGGTGGGACGCGACGTCGAGGCGCCGGAACCGCTGGCCGAATACGTGCTGGGGTTGGCGCATGACGTCGTCAGGCCGGAGCTACGCGGCAAGGGCGGGTTCGACGATCCGGTCGAGGTGCCCGCGGACGCTGGGGCGCTGGACAAGCTGATCGCGTTCACCGGCCGCAACCCGGCCGTATGA
- a CDS encoding cysteine desulfurase-like protein, translated as MAYDVARVRGLHPSLGDGWVHFDAPAGMLIPDSVATTVSTAFRRSGASTAGAHPSARRSAAVLEAARAAVADLFNADPAGVVLGADRAILLSSLAEASSSRAGLGYEVIVSRLDDEANIAPWLRAAHRYGAKVKWAEVDIETGELPTWQWESLIGKSTRLVAVTSASATLGTVTDLRAMTKLVHDVGGLAVVDHSAAAPYRLLDVKETDVDVVAVNALAWGGPPIGAMVFRDPALINTFGSVSTDPHATGPARLEVGAHQFGLLAGVVASVEYLAALDESARGSRRERLSVSMQSATSYLNRVFDYLMVSLRSLPLVMVIGRPEVRIPVVSIALHEVPAERVVQRLADNGILAISNESSRALEVLGVNDVGGAVTIGLAHYSTTAEVDQLVRALASLG; from the coding sequence ATGGCTTACGACGTCGCCCGGGTGCGCGGACTGCATCCGTCGCTGGGTGACGGATGGGTGCACTTCGACGCGCCGGCCGGCATGCTGATCCCCGATTCCGTTGCGACCACCGTATCGACAGCTTTTCGCAGGTCTGGCGCCAGCACGGCGGGCGCGCACCCGTCGGCGCGGCGCAGCGCCGCCGTCTTGGAGGCGGCGCGGGCGGCGGTGGCCGATCTGTTCAACGCCGACCCGGCGGGCGTCGTGCTGGGCGCCGATCGCGCCATCCTGTTGTCGTCGCTGGCCGAAGCGTCGTCCTCGCGGGCCGGCCTGGGCTACGAGGTGATCGTCAGCCGCCTCGACGACGAGGCCAACATCGCGCCCTGGCTGCGGGCCGCGCACCGCTACGGCGCCAAGGTGAAGTGGGCCGAGGTCGACATCGAGACCGGTGAGCTGCCGACGTGGCAGTGGGAGAGCCTGATCGGGAAGTCGACCCGGCTGGTCGCGGTCACCTCCGCGTCGGCGACGCTGGGCACGGTCACCGATCTGCGGGCGATGACCAAGCTCGTGCACGACGTCGGCGGGTTGGCGGTGGTCGACCATTCCGCCGCCGCGCCGTACCGATTGCTCGACGTCAAAGAAACCGACGTCGACGTGGTGGCGGTGAACGCTCTCGCGTGGGGCGGTCCGCCGATCGGGGCGATGGTGTTTCGCGATCCCGCGCTGATCAACACGTTCGGCTCGGTTTCGACCGACCCCCACGCCACCGGCCCGGCGCGCCTGGAGGTTGGCGCGCACCAGTTCGGCCTGCTGGCCGGCGTGGTCGCCAGCGTCGAATACCTTGCGGCGCTTGACGAGTCCGCTCGCGGCAGCCGACGGGAACGCCTGTCGGTGTCGATGCAGTCCGCCACCTCGTACCTGAACCGGGTCTTCGACTACCTGATGGTGTCGTTGCGGTCACTGCCGTTGGTGATGGTGATCGGCCGCCCCGAAGTGCGGATACCGGTGGTCAGTATCGCCCTGCACGAGGTGCCCGCCGAGCGGGTGGTGCAGCGCTTGGCGGACAACGGCATCCTGGCCATTTCCAACGAGAGTTCGCGCGCGCTCGAGGTACTGGGCGTCAACGACGTCGGCGGCGCCGTCACGATCGGCCTGGCGCATTACTCGACGACGGCCGAGGTCGACCAGCTGGTGCGTGCGCTGGCGTCGCTCGGCTGA
- a CDS encoding DUF4334 domain-containing protein, with amino-acid sequence MSLARKKFTELKERGGRIDDAELDEFWATLQPATIEGMIGEWQGGEFLTGHKMNGRLEKARWFGKTFRSAGDVQPLVCLDADGNKFSNVAMGKGEASLWLEEFRGEVTATMVYDGQPVHDHFKKIDDGAVMGIMNGKGVLDDGRYYYFYLERM; translated from the coding sequence ATGAGCTTGGCCCGCAAGAAGTTTACCGAGCTCAAGGAACGCGGCGGCCGCATCGACGATGCGGAGCTCGACGAATTCTGGGCGACCCTGCAGCCCGCGACCATCGAGGGGATGATCGGTGAGTGGCAGGGCGGCGAGTTTCTTACCGGCCACAAGATGAACGGCCGGTTGGAGAAGGCCCGCTGGTTCGGCAAGACCTTCAGGTCGGCCGGCGACGTGCAGCCGTTGGTCTGTCTGGACGCCGACGGGAACAAGTTTTCCAACGTGGCGATGGGCAAGGGCGAGGCCAGCCTGTGGCTCGAGGAGTTCCGCGGCGAGGTCACCGCCACCATGGTCTACGACGGCCAACCCGTGCACGATCATTTCAAGAAGATCGACGATGGCGCGGTGATGGGCATCATGAACGGCAAGGGCGTCCTGGATGACGGCCGATATTACTACTTCTACCTGGAACGGATGTAG